CCATATGTGGGTGCAATTCCTGTCGAATTGGACTCTGAAAAACTTCCCAACGTCTTTTCCAGACGGGTCACCCTCAATCTCAGAAGGCCCCTGACCGCGCCGGAGCTGGCGAGGAAAATCAGCGAGCAGGTTCCCGTTCATATTGAGGTCGTGCAGGACACTGACAGCGATGTGCATGTTGCTCAGGATAATCAGGAACGCAAAACACCTGAACGCATGCAGCTTATGTATGACGGCCAGCTCAAAGGGCTGCTGGATAACATGTGCGAATTCTTCGGCATGGGCTGGGAATATGATTCAACCCGCGCAAAGGTTGAAATTGCCCGTTTGCAGACCAAGTCATTCAGTCTTGATGTTGCGCCGGGAAATATCAAATACGAATCCACCATTACCAATAAATCCCAGACTTCCGGGAATTCCGGCAACGCCAACAACATCAACGGCGTGGGCCAGACAACCAAGACCTCGGACAGTGTCAGCCAGACTTCGCAGACCAACAAAGCCATCTTTGAGGGTGATGTCTGGAAGGATACTGCGAAAGCAGTTGAAGCGATGCTCAGCAAGGACGGCAGGGTTGTGGTCAACGAAGCTGCGGGAATGGTTACTGTAACCGACACCAACACGGTCCTGCGCCGGGTCGAAAAATACATTAACTCCCTGAACTCAAAGATGGGTAGGCAGGTGGCCCTTGCGGTCAAGGTCTGGTCGCTGGAACTGAACCGCAATGCGGATACCGGCTTCAATCTGGAAACCGCGCTTAAAGCCGGTCAGTCAAGCTTCAGTCTGCTCGGCGGACAGCCTTACAACTCCATTGCAGGCGCGGGAAGTCTGACCGCCGCCATTCTTGATGGAAGCTGGAAGGATACCAAACTCATGCTTCGCGCCCTGCGTCAGCGTGGCCGCACAACCCTGCTGACCTCCGGCTCCGGGATTGTCATGAACAATCAGGCTTTGCCGGTTCAGGTTGTGAAACGGGATTCCTATCTCGCCGGGGTCAGCTCAACCACTACCGAAAATTCCATTCAGACCTCGGAACTCACTCCCGGTGAGGTTTCCAC
The sequence above is a segment of the Desulfovibrio sp. JC022 genome. Coding sequences within it:
- a CDS encoding secretin N-terminal domain-containing protein, which codes for MKRFLLFILILSFCGCSSFQPSPQERSVKGRAASMRQATGKKTVTVVHAPYVGAIPVELDSEKLPNVFSRRVTLNLRRPLTAPELARKISEQVPVHIEVVQDTDSDVHVAQDNQERKTPERMQLMYDGQLKGLLDNMCEFFGMGWEYDSTRAKVEIARLQTKSFSLDVAPGNIKYESTITNKSQTSGNSGNANNINGVGQTTKTSDSVSQTSQTNKAIFEGDVWKDTAKAVEAMLSKDGRVVVNEAAGMVTVTDTNTVLRRVEKYINSLNSKMGRQVALAVKVWSLELNRNADTGFNLETALKAGQSSFSLLGGQPYNSIAGAGSLTAAILDGSWKDTKLMLRALRQRGRTTLLTSGSGIVMNNQALPVQVVKRDSYLAGVSSTTTENSIQTSELTPGEVSTGFSMTVLPHIMDNRKAILQYNITLSSLDSMKEFSSGSMTIQLPQVSTRSFSQRVKMKCGQTLVLAGFEQESNQDSKGIGITSGGLSQQYGKSLIIITIEMESAGV